In Oryza sativa Japonica Group chromosome 3, ASM3414082v1, one DNA window encodes the following:
- the LOC4333612 gene encoding protein FAR1-RELATED SEQUENCE 5, translating into MERGGGGGGGGGGGVVGSEQGTPESEMGDGDNDSVDYAAEMEADAAGNGSAAAAAYAARAGVYDGVDPFEGMEFDDEEDAWTFYNVYAHRVGFSTRISVMHRSRRDGSIMSRQFVCAKEGFRTYRGKNEVSPVAAGSGEDSGRGRRTRAVTRVGCKAMIRVKKQDNGRWAVTKLETAHNHPLVPPNQAHCLRPHKPLSECGKQRQFGIPRNGGMLLAIEPPPPPISPPMPQTSVLQVVPHYTRDGIGDHARVILDYVKRMQAEDPAFFYAMQFIDGHPVGNIFWADARARMAYKHFGDAVFLDDYCKRNKYQLPLVAFTGVNHHCQPVLFGCAIIGDNSEASFVWLFETLLLAMSGHHPDSLTTEHDSAIQLAALKVLPRTRHRFCRWHILNETHDKLSHLSDEFPSLHEELVNCINMPETIDEFEVNFKALISKVGPGNSEWLYSVYNCRQHWVPVYLRDTFFGDESSKEECASRSSFFDGYISAKTDPQSFIQQYEKALDCCYEKEVKEEFETKYSLPEIKTSSPIEKQGADLYTRSMFLKFQQELVDASVSSLEVMKEDGKSRIYKVTKSAGSEKPHMVEFNSFGSSATCSCQMFEHLGIVCRHILTVFGTQGVSSLPSQYIVKRWTKYAMERSPDKKIDEVSKVNEPKEEQKSGAEDGEQSQTWRYNSLCREALRYAEEGASSVEVYIVAMQALQEAANKVNMAKRGIGQVAPNAPLAVMPIAAQLPAEGFRNVPEISFNQRKKRKRNSNNKTTENSSNQLMYLQQPVNFLFVAPGTSSGPQGPSQIVAAVPVSSSAPHGQTSSANHPSDGNTTSCSVAAQKNSDLSNYSGSAPSLGNVVPEGEIKSSGFASQIKESHELSQGNGNKGNNVNMASSTSSPQLVTVPVGLCLPSMDSSKISADAINSTNSGSMISNGNVSFGLCQSQSTNADPRSTPEGSSIRAAAIAAGARIASPSDAASIIKAAQSKGAIHIRPGEGVPNYLKPLAPQPLSSLPPGSIPNSVHPSSSHAQPGQCSFGDSAAAKDAIFGSTDSSDDDEYDEDDDTDDNDEDEGITGDEVEQE; encoded by the exons atggagagaggaggaggagggggaggaggaggaggaggaggggtggtgGGGAGCGAGCAGGGGACGCCCGAGAGCGAAATGGGAGATGGCGACAACGACAGCGTGGACTACGCcgcggagatggaggcggaCGCCGCCGGgaacggctcggcggcggcggcggcgtacgcgGCGCGGGCCGGCGTCTACGACGGCGTCGACCCGTTCGAGGGGATGGAgttcgacgacgaggaggacgcgTGGACCTTCTACAATGTCTACGCCCACCGCGTCGGTTTCAGCACCAGGATCAGCGTCATGCACCGCTCGCGGAGGGACGGCTCCATCATGTCGCGCCAGTTCGTCTGCGCCAAGGAGGGCTTCCGCACCTACCGCGGGAAGAACGAGGTCTCCCcagtcgccgccggcagcggcgaggacAGCGGGAGGGGCCGCCGGACTCGGGCTGTCACGAGGGTTGGGTGCAAGGCAATGATCCGGGTGAAGAAGCAGGACAATGGCCGGTGGGCGGTCACCAAGCTTGAGACCGCGCATAACCATCCTCTGGTCCCTCCCAACCAGGCACACTGCCTGCGCCCTCACAAGCCACTCTCAGAGTGCGGGAAACAGCGTCAATTTGGGATTCCTCGAAATGGTGGTATGCTTCTCGCTATTGAGCCTCCGCCACCACCCATTTCACCGCCCATGCCGCAGACAAGCGTTCTTCAAGTGGTTCCCCATTATACTAGGGATGGTATTGGAGATCATGCACGAGTAATTCTGGATTATGTCAAGCGCATGCAAGCTGAAGACCCAGCTTTCTTTTATGCCATGCAATTTATTGATGGGCATCCAGTAGGTAATATCTTTTGGGCTGATGCAAGAGCAAGGATGGCGTACAAACACTTTGGGGATGCCGTATTCTTGGATGACTACTGCAAAAGGAACAAGTATCAGCTCCCACTTGTTGCATTCACCGGAGTTAATCACCACTGCCAGCCCGTCCTATTTGGTTGTGCGATCATTGGGGATAACTCGGAGGCTTCCTTTGTTTGGTTATTTGAGACACTTCTCTTGGCAATGTCTGGTCACCATCCTGATTCTCTTACCACGGAGCATGATAGTGCCATACAATTGGCTGCCCTTAAGGTCCTTCCCCGAACTAGGCACCGTTTCTGCAGGTGGCACATCTTGAATGAAACACACGATAAGTTATCACACTTATCTGATGAATTTCCGTCCTTACATGAGGAGCTTGTCAATTGTATCAACATGCCTGAGACAATTGATGAGTTTGAAGTAAACTTTAAGGCATTAATTTCTAAGGTTGGCCCAGGAAATAGCGAGTGGCTCTATTCAGTGTATAATTGCCGTCAACATTGGGTCCCCGTGTACTTGAGGGATACATTTTTTGGTGACGAGTCATCAAAGGAGGAGTGTGCAAGCAGGAGTTCATTTTTCGATGGTTATATCAGTGCAAAAACTGATCCACAGTCATTCATCCAGCAGTATGAAAAGGCTCTGGACTGTTGTTATGAGAAGGAGGTGAAGGAAGAATTTGAGACAAAGTACTCACTTCCAGAAATCAAGACATCATCTCCTATTGAGAAACAAGGCGCAGACTTATACACGAGGTCAATGTTTTTGAAATTCCAACAGGAACTTGTTGATGCCTCTGTTTCCTCTCTGGAAGTAATGAAGGAGGATGGCAAATCTCGCATATATAAAGTGACCAAATCTGCAGGAAGTGAGAAGCCTCATATGGTTGAATTCAATTCTTTTGGAAGTTCTGCAACATGTAGCTGTCAGATGTTTGAACATTTAGGTATTGTCTGTAGGCACATACTTACTGTCTTTGGCACACAAGGTGTATCTTCACTTCCTTCCCAGTACATTGTAAAAAGGTGGACTAAATATGCCATGGAAAGAAGTCCAGACAAGAAAATTGATGAAGTTAGCAAAGTCAATGAGCCCAAGGAGGAGCAAAAAAGTGGTGCCGAAGATGGTGAGCAATCTCAGACATGGCGCTACAACAGTTTATGTCGCGAAGCACTTAGATATGCTGAAGAAGGAGCATCATCAGTAGAGGTTTATATTGTAGCAATGCAGGCTCTTCAAGAGGCTGCAAACAAGGTCAATATGGCAAAAAGAGGTATCGGACAGGTAGCACCAAATGCACCATTGGCAGTGATGCCAATTGCAGCCCAACTACCAGCTGAAGGCTTCAGAAATGTCCCGGAGATTAGTTTTAAtcagagaaagaagagaaaaaggaattCAAACAACAAAACAACAGAGAATTCATCAAATCAACTTATGTATCTACAACAGCCTGtcaattttttgtttgttgcTCCTGGTACATCAAGTGGTCCACAAGGGCCTTCTCAAATAGTTGCTGCAGTTCCTGTTTCTTCGAGTGCGCCACACGGTCAGACGTCTAGTGCAAACCACCCAAGTGATGGAAATACCACATCCTGTTCTGTAGCTGCTCAAAAAAATTCCGACTTGTCCAACTACAGTGGATCAGCACCTTCTTTGGGAAATGTTGTGCCAGAAGGAGAAATTAAATCTTCAGGGTTTGCTTCACAAATAAAAGAG AGTCATGAATTGTCCCAAGGTAATGGCAACAAGGGAAACAACGTGAACATGGCAAGTTCTACATCCTCGCCACAGCTTGTGACAGTCCCGGTTGGACTGTGCTTGCCTTCAATGGACAGCTCGAAGATATCTGCAG ATGCGATTAATTCTACGAACTCTGGCAGCATGATTAGCAATGGCAATGTGTCATTCGGTCTTTGTCAATCTCAATCTACCAATGCTGATCCTCGGTCAACTCCCGAGGGTTCTTCTATTAGGGCAGCAGCCATCGCAGCAGGTGCACGCATTGCATCTCCATCTGATGCCGCTTCAATCATAAAAGCGGCACAGTCAAAAGGTGCTATCCACATTAGGCCTGGAGAAGGCGTCCCAAATTATCTGAAACCATTAGCCCCACAACCGCTCTCCTCGCTACCACCAGGCAGCATACCCAATTCAGTGCATCCTTCCTCAAGCCATGCACAACCAGGACAGTGCAGCTTTGGTGATTCTGCAGCAGCAAAGGATGCAATTTTTGGTTCCACAGACAGCAGTGATGACGATGagtatgatgaagatgatgacacTGACGATAACGATGAAGATGAGGGGATAACCGGTGACGAGGTGGAGCAAGAATAA